CTGCACCGAGCGTGGGCACACTAGCGTAGTGCAGCGCGAGTACAAGCGCTACCGTGTCAGCTCACAGCGCTTCTCGCACAAGCCGCTGACGATCGAGTTTGTACTGATCGTCGATACACAGCGACGCCACACCGGCCCCAGCCCCGAGGCGATCTGCGAGCAGCTCCGCCACGCCGAGCGCGCCGCCCTGGCCGAGCACCCCGAGCGGCGCGGATGATCGCGCGCCTAAGCCCCGGCCCGGCTGCGCAGCCGCCGCTCGAGCACCTGGTCGTCGGCCATGCCATGCAGGCGCAGGTAGAAGCGCGCCGCGTCGAGCAGTGCGTCCTCGGGGATCAGGCCGACCAGCTCGCTCTCGGTGATCAGCACGCCATACGCAGCGGCCTCGCGTGCGACCATCTCGACCACCCGGTGGATCGGTGTGGTGCGAAAGTCGACCAGATTCATCGACACCTGGGCGCGGCCTTCTACCAGCATGCCCAGCGCACGCACGCCGCGCAGCCCGCCCGACGATCCGCGCACGGCCTTGGCGATGCGCTTGGCGATCTCGATATCGCCGCTATTGAGGTAGATATTGTAGGCAATGAGCGGCTGCCGTGCGCCGACGATCGTCGCGCCGGCGCTGCCCAGGCGCGCCGGGCCAAAATCGGGCGCGCGCGCGGGGTCGCTGACGATCGCCTCGCGCAGCCCTTCATACTCGCCGCGCCGCAGGTTCGGCAGCGCCGCGCGCTCGGGGCGGGTCGCCGCCGCCTCGTACAGGTACACCGGGATGCCCAGCTCGTCGCCGATGCGCTGGCCGACCGCGCGGGCCAGCGCCACACACTCGGCCAGGGTCGTGCTGCCCAGCGGCACAAACGGCAGCACGTCGGTGGCACCAACGCGCGGGTGCTGGCCGCTGTGCTGGGTCATGTCGATCAGCTCGGCCGCGCGGCGCACCGCCCGAACCGCCGCCTCGGCCACCGCGTCGGCCGGCCCGGCGAAGGTGAGCACGCTGCGGTTGTGATCGGCGTCGGCGCTGGTATCGAGCACGGTCGCGCCCGGCACCTCGGCCACGGCAGCCACGATCGCGTCGATCACCTCTGGCCGCCGGCCCTCGCTGAAGTTCGGGATACATTCGATCATGGGCATGCTCCTTGGGCTAGTATACGTCGGGGGAAAGTCATCGTGCCTACCTGTGTGCGTAGTGCAACCTGCCAACCTGCAACCTGCCAACCTGCAACCTGCAACCTGCAACCTGCCAACCTGCCAACCTGCCAACCTGCCAACCTGCCAACCTGCCAACCTGCCAACTGCCGACTGGGTGCGACTACCAGTTTGTCACCGAGCCATCGTTGCGGCGGAAGTGTGGCGCCTCCCAGAATTGCCAGCTATGCTGCGCGGCTACCTGCTCGTCGAAGTCGACGCCCAGGCCGGGTGCGTTGAGCACCGGGAAGCTGTTGCCGGCCAGGCGCGGCTGGGTGGGGAACAGCACATCGGCGTCGTTGATGCCGCTCGATCCATAGTACAGATTTTCCGATTGGGTGACGCGCACCTCGAGCCAGGCGAAGTTTGGCACTGCAGCCGCAAGCTGGATGGTCGCGGCGGTACAGATCGGGCCGAGCGGGTTGTGCGGCATCAGGTCGATGTAGTGCGCCTCGGCCCAGCCGGCCACTTTGAGCGCCTCGGTGAAGCCGCCCACGTTGCAGATATCGACACGCGCGAAATCGGTCAGGTGCTGCTCGATAAACGGCAGGAACTGCCACTTGCTGGCGAACTCCTCACCGACCGCGAATGGAATATCGCTGAGCTTGCGCAGCGCGGCGTAGGCCTCGGGCGCCTCGTCGCGGATCGGCTCTTCGATGAAGTCGAGCGTGCCCCTGGGCATGCGCTGGCAGAACGAGGCCGTCTCGGCGATCGACAGCCGGTGGTGGTAGTCGATGCCCAGCGTCAGGTCGGGGCCGAAATGCGCGCGCGCCTGGGCCAGCCACTGCGCAGTATAGCCGATACTCGCGCGCGGCTCAAAGATCGCCGGGTCGGCCGGTGGTGTGGGCAGCAGCGGCATGGTGCGGATCACGCGCCAGCCGTGATCCCAGAGCAGCTGCATGCTTGCGAGCATCTGCTCGCCGCTGCCGCCGGCTGCGGTGGCGAAGCAGGGGATGGTATCGCGCTGCTTGCCGCCCAGCAGCTGATAGACCGGCACGCCCAGCGCTTTGCCGGCGATGTCGTAGAGCGCAATGTCGATCGCGCTCTGCGCCGCCAGCAGCACGCGCCCGCCCTCGAAATACTGGCTGCGATACAGCTCTTGCCAGATCCGCCCACGCTGGAGCGGGTCCTTGCCGATCAAGAATTCGCGGAAGTGCTTGAGCGCGCCGATCACGGCCAGCTCGCGCCCGCTCAGGCCCGCCTCGCCCAGGCCATAGATGCCCTCGCTCGTTTCGACTTTGACGACAAGCTGGTTGCGATTGCCCACCCACACCGGGTAGGGCTTGATCTCGGTGATGTGCATGGGTGTTCAGCTCCGTTCGTTAACGCGTGCATAGCTTGTGGGCACCTACTGCTCGTGTTCCCATCCCAGCAGCCGCGCGGCCTTGCCGCTGTCGAAGAACCCGTTGTGTCCCGATAGGTCGCCGCGCAGCGGCACGCCGGGGTAGTGCCGCTGGGCCAGCTCGAATGAGGGTTGCTCGGCCGCAGTGCGCGGCGCGGTGATATAGAAGGCCTCGTGGCCGCTGAAGCCGGCCGTCAGCGCCAGCAGGCATGCCCGGCTGGCCTCGGATAGCAGCGTATAGGCCCACAGGTGACGCACGCCGACGGCCCCAAGCTGCGTGGTGCGCTCGATCGCGTGGGCGCGCGATTCGACCAGCCAGTGGAAGCGCAGGCTGGTAATCGTCATATTCGCGAAGCGGCGCGCAAATGCGTCGGCCTGCTGCTCGAGCACCCACTTCGACAGGCTGTATGGGTCTTCGGTATAGGTCGGGTGCTGCTCGTCGAGCGGGAAGTAGTCGTAGCGCGGCGCGCGGCTGAAAGCGCCGCCGATCGCATTGATCGACGATGCTAGGCACACGTGCGTGATCCCCAGCGTCGCCGCCGCGCTCAGCGCGTTGTAGCTGCCGGCGGTGTTGTCGATGTACACGACTGAGTCGGGGTGGTTCATGGGCGAGCGGTGTGCAGCCAGGTGAACCAGCGCGTCGCAATCGCGCAGGCAGGCCGCCAGCTCGCCAAAGTTGCGCGTATCGGCCACCAGTGCGGTCACCTGCTGATTGTGGACCGCCGGCAGCGCGCGGTCGATGCTCACAACCGCGTGGCCCTGCTCGAGCAGGTAGGGGATCAGGCTGCGCCCCAGCTCGCCATTGCCGCCAGTAACTGCGATTCGCATAGCTCTCCTCTGTATTGTTGCGCTACCGGCGCCAGGTGCCGGGTTAGTGCGGCTTGGCCTCGGCCACAACCAGGCTGCTCAACGAATCGTTCATATGCGCGAGCATCAGCAGCCGCGCCTGCGGTGCGTTGCGGTCGCGCAGTGCCTCGGCGATCAGCAGGTGGTAGCGCACTGCGCGTGCGGTCATGCCCGGCTCGAGCGAGGTTAGCCGGCGGCTCTCGAGAAACAGGTCGTTCACGCTTTCCATCATGCGAAATAAGATCGGGTTGCAGGCGGCCTGTGCGATCTGGCGATGGAAGCGCACATCCGGCTCGACGAAGTCGAGGCCTTGCAGCGCTTCCTGCTCCATCTGGTGCGCCAGCGCCTCGATCTCGTCGATCTCGGCGTCGCTGCCGCGCTCGGCGGCCAGCGCGGCCAGCTCGGGCTCGAGGATGCGGCGCGTCTCGGCCAGCGCGACGATCAGGCCGATGCCAACATCCTGAAACTGGCTGGTCAGGCTAGTCGAGCGGCGCACGCCGGTGACGAACACGCCGCGGCCATGTTCGATCTTGACCAGCCCGATCGACTGGAGCGAGCGCAGCGCCTCGCGCACCGACCCGGTGCTGACTGCGAGGTCGTTGGCCAGCCGGGTGATGCTCGGCAGCCGCTCGCCGGGCAGCCACACGCCGCTGCGGATGCGCTGCTCGAGATCATCGAACACTACCTGGAACACCGGGTTGCCCGATGCGTCGCGTGGCGTGGTGGCCGGCGCAGGCCGGGCCGGTGAGTTGGGTTGGTTTGTCATAGGCGTGGCGCTTGTGAACCTTTACTTTAGATTGCGGCCGGTCGCGGCCGAATGGCGCGGCAGTGAAGCCACGCGTATCTTGCCGGATCGGCGCGGCTATTCAAACGTCAGCTCCCAGATCGTGCTTTCGCCGCCGTACTCGAGCACATACAGCCGGTTGCCAATCAGCACGGCATCGATCGGGTTTTTGAAGTCGCGTGCGAACTGCTCGACCGTAGCCTGGTAGTTGCCGGCCTGCTTGGTCAGGCGCAGGTGTAGCAGGTCCTTGCCCACATCGGTGAGCGTGCCGCCGGCGGCACCCCAGCTGAGCATGAACAGGCTCAGCTGCTCGCCCTGGCCGCGGAGATCGGCAGGCATGGCCGGGCCGGCGAACGCCAGCCCTAGTGGCGAGCGGTGTGGTGTAAAGGTGCTGAGCGTCCGGCCCTCGGCCGCTGCGTCGCGGGCCTGGCCTGTGTCGTCGCGGTACTGTGCCGCCGCCGGCCCGCGGTTCACTACCGGGTCGGCGAAGGCGCCTGGCGGCCTGGGGAAGCTCGGGTCGTTGTGGTAGGCGCCGTTCTTCACGGCCGTGAAATCGCTGTGTAGCCGCCGATCGCTGCTAGGGTCGTAGCCGGCGAACTGCTGCGGGTTGTCCTGGGTGCCGAAGCGCCACGGGAACCCGTAGTGCATGCCCGCGCGCAGCCAGTTCAGCTCGTCGGGATAATCGGCATCGGGGCCGTTGTCGCCCGCGAAAAGCTCGCCGTTCGGCGCGAACTCCAGGTCGTAGGCGTTGCGCGTGCCGTCGGCGAACAGGTATGGCTGTAGCCCGGCGGCATCGGCCGGCAGCTGCAGGTTGGCGGCGTCGGCGGGCAGGCGGAAGATCGCCGAGGTAAGCGGTACCTCGCGCGTGTCGGGGTAGGCCGCGCCATTCGCCTCAACCTCGCCGTGGTCGGTGCGCGAGCCGCTGTTGACGAACACATACGCGCCGTCGGGGCCGACGGCAATGCCGTTGAACAGGTGATCGAACGGCGTATTACTGAGCGGGTAGGTTGCGGTGGTGGCGAAGTTCTGCCAGCTAAAGCCCTCGGCCGCCGGGGTGCCCTTGCTGATCACGCCGCGTGTGCGCGTGGCGCCGGCAGCGCGATTGGCCACGACGAACAGCGTTCCATCCGGCCCGAAAGCCATGCCTGCCGGCAGCGCGTCGGTGACGATCGTGCTGGCCCTGGCCACCAGCGTGGCGGCGCCCGGCTGCGCCAGTGAGATCTTGTATACGCCGCTGGCCGGGTTGAGTGCGTAGAGCGCGCCATCCAACGGGCTGCGCGCCAGCCGGATGCTGCCGGCACCGGCGTCGACGACCTTGCGCAGGCTGATGCCGCTGCGCAGCAGCACCGGCCCGCCGGCGATCGGCTGGTGCTCGATGCTTGTGCGCGCGGGTTGGGCGGCGGCCGGCGCGCTGCTCGCCGACGGCGCGGGGACGCCCGGCCCGCAGGCCGCCGCGAGCAGCGTACACGCGGTGGCGGCGAGCGCGATGAATCGTCGTTGATATGTCAGCATCGATTGATAGGTTCCTGTTCGAGTTGTTCAGGTAGCCGGCGGTGGGTTTCACGGCGGCGCGCCGCCCTCCGAACCTTGCCGGCAGAACAGGTATGTGAACGCCGCTTATTCCGGCGCACTCACGAGTGCGCGATGCATGATCGCACCCTGGTGATTGGCCTCGAGCGCCAGCACCTGGCCAAACTCAACCAGCGCGGCCGCATCCTCGCCCAGGCCTAGCAGCCCGAGCGCACGCATGTAGTGGCAGTGGATGCGGTTGCGCCGGTTCAGGTCTTCGTCGAACACCAGAAATGTAGGTAGCGATACCGCAAAATAGTCCATGGTCACCTGGTCGTCGCGGTGTGCCTGGCCGTAGTCGGCCAGCCGCTGGAAGATCTGGCGGGCCTCGGCGGCGTGCCCGAGCTGGCGGCGGGCCAGCCCCTGGTAGAAGATCATGTCGGGCGGCTGGTCGTTGTAGTACATGGCCGAGGTTGGCTCGCTAGGGCCGGTGGCGGCGGCTGTGAAGCTCTCGTGCGCGCGCAGCTGGTCGCCCTGGCCGGCGTAGGCCAGCCCGAGGTAGTAGTAGACGTTGTTGGCCTGCGCGTTGGGTAGCCGGCCCTCGCCCAGGTTGGGCGGGTACACCAGCGCCTGCCGCAGCTCGGCGGCCGCGCGCGCGTGCTCGCCGTCGGCCAGCAGCGCCCGGCCCCGCTCGACCAGGCAGATCACATATTGTTCGGTAGTTTTGCCCTCGCCGCCCTCCCAGGGATGGAACCGGCGGCGCATCAGCTCGGCGTAGGCCTGGGTGTGCAGGCCCAGCATGTTCAGCAGCGCGATATACTCGATCGTCAGGTCGTCGCGCAGCTCGACCAGGCTGTGGTATTGCTCGAGCCGCGCCAGCCGTACTGCCGGTAGCTGATTGCGCCGTTTGGCCAGCTGGTCGAGCTCGAACAGCACCCGCGCGTCGGCCGGGTTGAGTTCGAATGCGCGTAGGTAGGCCGCCTCGGCGCGCTCGGCATCGCCCAGCTTGTTGAAGTAGGCCAGCCCCAGGTTACGCTGCACGGTCGGGAAGGCCGGGTCGAGCGCGGCCGCCCGCTCCCAGCAGGCAATTGCCTCGGTGTAGCGCCGGTGGGCATACCAGAAGTTGCCGAGGTAGTAGGGCGCGCGTGCGTCATCCGGGTTCAGATCGATCGCGTGTTGGAGCACCGGCACGCACTCGAGCCGGTGTGGGAAGCAGTAGTCGGGCGGTAGTGCTGCCGCTTGCCGGCAGGCGGCGCGCGCTGCGTCGGGCTGGTTCGCCTGGAGCAGGCATGCGGCGATAAAGTAGTGCATGAGCGGGTCGCGGCCGCAGTGCAGCTGTAGCAGCGCGAGGGCCTCTTCGACCATGCCGGCGTGCAGGTAGTCGAGCGCAATATCGGTCGCGTTACGCGGGTTGAGCGGTGTGCTGCCCGGCTCTGGCGGCGCGCCGGCCAGCTGCTGGCGTTCCCAGGCCACGCCTACGTCGAGCGGGTCGAGGCTTAGTGCCAGCTCGGCCTCGCTCAGCGCCTCGGCCTGGCGGCCAAGCCGGCGCAGCAGCGCAACCTTGAGGTGGCGCGCGCGATGGTGCGACCAGTTGCGGCGCAGCGCGCGCTCGGCCAGCTCGAGCGCCTGCGGTGCATCGCCCATGCGCGCAGCCAGGCGGGCCAGCTCGAAGTAGGCGCTGTCGTGCCAGGCGGCATTCCAGGTAGCCTTGTAGAATGCATCAAACGCCTCGCGATAGCGCGCCTGCATTTTCAGCGCCAGGCCCAGGTTGTAGTATGGCTCGCCATCGTAGGGGTTGGGGTTGCGGCGGGTCAGGCCGGTGATTGCGCTGCGGAAATAGGCCTCGGCCTCGGCAAACTTGCCGCGCCGGTAGAGCAGCAGTCCCATCGCATTGTTACAGCGGCTATCGAGCGGATCGCGGCGGAGCGCTTCGGCATAGTATGGCTCGGGCGTGTACGTGGCGTGGCGATACTGCTCGAGGTGCAGCCCATTCAGGAACAGCCCCTCATTTGACATAATCTCTTCGGGCGGGCGGGCCGGCGTGGCCGGTGCCGGAATCGGCCGGTGCTGATCGGGCAGTGGCGTATAGGCCAGCAGCTCGCGCCCGCTGTGCCGATCGACGACGCGTAGGGTCAATTGTTGGGGGCGGGTATGTGCGGGCAGCGCCAGCGTCTCGATCAGCGGCCGGGTGGGCGTGAGGGTACGGCTGGCCTGCCAGAGTGGCGTGTCGTCGCGGCGCAGCTCGACTGTCACCTCGCGCGGGCTGGTAGTATACACCCCGAGTGTAGCGCCGTCTGAGCCGATCTCAAGATTCAGCACAGCGTCGCGGCTGGCATTCTTCGCCGGGCCGATCTGCTGGTAGGGCATGAAAATCTGCGTGAAGCACTTCTCTTCGCCAGGCATGAGCCACGCGAAATCGGGCTGATTATCGGTGAACGCGCCACACATCAGCTCGATATACGGGCCATCGGCGTCGGTCAGCTGGCGATCCCAGGCCCGCCCGAAATCGCTGGTGCCCCAGGTCCACTGCTTCTTGCCCGGCACGATGTGGTGGTTGGCCACATGCAGCATGCCGGCCTGGCGGCCGTGGTCGTAATCGCCGACGAAATCGAAG
The sequence above is drawn from the Candidatus Kouleothrix ribensis genome and encodes:
- a CDS encoding PQQ-dependent sugar dehydrogenase, translating into MLTYQRRFIALAATACTLLAAACGPGVPAPSASSAPAAAQPARTSIEHQPIAGGPVLLRSGISLRKVVDAGAGSIRLARSPLDGALYALNPASGVYKISLAQPGAATLVARASTIVTDALPAGMAFGPDGTLFVVANRAAGATRTRGVISKGTPAAEGFSWQNFATTATYPLSNTPFDHLFNGIAVGPDGAYVFVNSGSRTDHGEVEANGAAYPDTREVPLTSAIFRLPADAANLQLPADAAGLQPYLFADGTRNAYDLEFAPNGELFAGDNGPDADYPDELNWLRAGMHYGFPWRFGTQDNPQQFAGYDPSSDRRLHSDFTAVKNGAYHNDPSFPRPPGAFADPVVNRGPAAAQYRDDTGQARDAAAEGRTLSTFTPHRSPLGLAFAGPAMPADLRGQGEQLSLFMLSWGAAGGTLTDVGKDLLHLRLTKQAGNYQATVEQFARDFKNPIDAVLIGNRLYVLEYGGESTIWELTFE
- a CDS encoding mandelate racemase/muconate lactonizing enzyme family protein → MHITEIKPYPVWVGNRNQLVVKVETSEGIYGLGEAGLSGRELAVIGALKHFREFLIGKDPLQRGRIWQELYRSQYFEGGRVLLAAQSAIDIALYDIAGKALGVPVYQLLGGKQRDTIPCFATAAGGSGEQMLASMQLLWDHGWRVIRTMPLLPTPPADPAIFEPRASIGYTAQWLAQARAHFGPDLTLGIDYHHRLSIAETASFCQRMPRGTLDFIEEPIRDEAPEAYAALRKLSDIPFAVGEEFASKWQFLPFIEQHLTDFARVDICNVGGFTEALKVAGWAEAHYIDLMPHNPLGPICTAATIQLAAAVPNFAWLEVRVTQSENLYYGSSGINDADVLFPTQPRLAGNSFPVLNAPGLGVDFDEQVAAQHSWQFWEAPHFRRNDGSVTNW
- the ftcD gene encoding glutamate formimidoyltransferase; this translates as MPMIECIPNFSEGRRPEVIDAIVAAVAEVPGATVLDTSADADHNRSVLTFAGPADAVAEAAVRAVRRAAELIDMTQHSGQHPRVGATDVLPFVPLGSTTLAECVALARAVGQRIGDELGIPVYLYEAAATRPERAALPNLRRGEYEGLREAIVSDPARAPDFGPARLGSAGATIVGARQPLIAYNIYLNSGDIEIAKRIAKAVRGSSGGLRGVRALGMLVEGRAQVSMNLVDFRTTPIHRVVEMVAREAAAYGVLITESELVGLIPEDALLDAARFYLRLHGMADDQVLERRLRSRAGA
- a CDS encoding FadR family transcriptional regulator — its product is MTNQPNSPARPAPATTPRDASGNPVFQVVFDDLEQRIRSGVWLPGERLPSITRLANDLAVSTGSVREALRSLQSIGLVKIEHGRGVFVTGVRRSTSLTSQFQDVGIGLIVALAETRRILEPELAALAAERGSDAEIDEIEALAHQMEQEALQGLDFVEPDVRFHRQIAQAACNPILFRMMESVNDLFLESRRLTSLEPGMTARAVRYHLLIAEALRDRNAPQARLLMLAHMNDSLSSLVVAEAKPH
- a CDS encoding NAD(P)-dependent oxidoreductase, with amino-acid sequence MRIAVTGGNGELGRSLIPYLLEQGHAVVSIDRALPAVHNQQVTALVADTRNFGELAACLRDCDALVHLAAHRSPMNHPDSVVYIDNTAGSYNALSAAATLGITHVCLASSINAIGGAFSRAPRYDYFPLDEQHPTYTEDPYSLSKWVLEQQADAFARRFANMTITSLRFHWLVESRAHAIERTTQLGAVGVRHLWAYTLLSEASRACLLALTAGFSGHEAFYITAPRTAAEQPSFELAQRHYPGVPLRGDLSGHNGFFDSGKAARLLGWEHEQ
- a CDS encoding DUF5107 domain-containing protein, whose translation is MNSTNDLVKVWAETISIPTYRAGQPDKNPMFLEKRVYQGSSGAVYPYPVIDRVADEPADEAYTALFLENHYLKIMVLPALGGRVQMALDKTNGYHFIYYNRVIKPALVGLAGPWISGGIEFNWPQHHRPSTFEPVDWQIAHNPDGSKTIWCSEIERMFFTKGMHGFTLYPGRAYLEIKVQLYNRTDTPQSFLWWANPAVHVNDDYQSVFPPDVHAVMDHGKRDVSSFPIATGTYYKVNYAPGTDISRYTNIPVPTSYMAYHSDFDFVGDYDHGRQAGMLHVANHHIVPGKKQWTWGTSDFGRAWDRQLTDADGPYIELMCGAFTDNQPDFAWLMPGEEKCFTQIFMPYQQIGPAKNASRDAVLNLEIGSDGATLGVYTTSPREVTVELRRDDTPLWQASRTLTPTRPLIETLALPAHTRPQQLTLRVVDRHSGRELLAYTPLPDQHRPIPAPATPARPPEEIMSNEGLFLNGLHLEQYRHATYTPEPYYAEALRRDPLDSRCNNAMGLLLYRRGKFAEAEAYFRSAITGLTRRNPNPYDGEPYYNLGLALKMQARYREAFDAFYKATWNAAWHDSAYFELARLAARMGDAPQALELAERALRRNWSHHRARHLKVALLRRLGRQAEALSEAELALSLDPLDVGVAWERQQLAGAPPEPGSTPLNPRNATDIALDYLHAGMVEEALALLQLHCGRDPLMHYFIAACLLQANQPDAARAACRQAAALPPDYCFPHRLECVPVLQHAIDLNPDDARAPYYLGNFWYAHRRYTEAIACWERAAALDPAFPTVQRNLGLAYFNKLGDAERAEAAYLRAFELNPADARVLFELDQLAKRRNQLPAVRLARLEQYHSLVELRDDLTIEYIALLNMLGLHTQAYAELMRRRFHPWEGGEGKTTEQYVICLVERGRALLADGEHARAAAELRQALVYPPNLGEGRLPNAQANNVYYYLGLAYAGQGDQLRAHESFTAAATGPSEPTSAMYYNDQPPDMIFYQGLARRQLGHAAEARQIFQRLADYGQAHRDDQVTMDYFAVSLPTFLVFDEDLNRRNRIHCHYMRALGLLGLGEDAAALVEFGQVLALEANHQGAIMHRALVSAPE